GGAAGCCGACGCGATCTGCCTTTCCGGTCTCCTGGTTGAAGATGGCCACGTTGGACGCGTGAATCGGAGCCTCGCGCTCGACGATACCGCCCTGATTACCCGCCATGGGGTTGGGCTTAGTGTGACGCTTGATCATGTTCACACCGGACACCACGAAGCGGTTTTCGAGAACCCGCTTCACGGTGCCACGCTTGCCCTTATCCCTGCCGGCGATGACGATCACTTCATCGTCACGTTTGATCTTTTGCATATCCGCCTCGCTCCTTACAGCACTTCAGGCGCCAAGGAAATGATCTTCATGAACTTCTCGTTGCGAAGCTCACGGGTCACTGGCCCGAAGATACGGGTGCCGATCGGCTGGTCGTTGGTGTTATTCAACAGGACCGCCGCATTTCCGTCGAAGCGGATCAGCGAACCGTCGGAACGACGGACACCGCTGCGGGTACGTACCACCACCGCCTTGAGGACCTGGCCCTTCTTGACCTTGCCGCGCGGGATGGCTTCCTTCACCGTGACCTTGATGATGTCACCGATGTGGGCGTAGCGACGGTGTGAACCGCCCAGCACCTTGATGCACTGCACCCGGCGCGCCCCGCTGTTGTCGGCGACATCCAGCATTGTCTGAGTCTGAATCATCGGTTTTCTCCAAACCTAATCTGACAGCAGGCGTGGGACTTAACCCTTGGCCTGCTCAACCACCTCGACCAGCGTCCAGGACTTGGTCTTGGACAGCGGACGGCACTCCTGGATGGAGACCGTATCACCGGCCTTCGCCTGGTTAGCCTCGTCATGGGCGTGCAGCTTGGTGGAGCGCTTGACGTACTTGCCGTAGATCGGATGACGCACGCGGCGCTCGATCATCACGACGATGGACTTGTCCATCTTGTCGCTCACCACCTTGCCGGTGAGCGTACGGGTTTTCTTCTCTTCGGCCATCTCAGTCACCTGCCTTCTCGTTGAGCACAGTCTTCACCCGGGCGATGTCCCGACGAACCTGCTTGAGCAAGTGCGTCTGGCTGAGCTGGCCGGTGGCCTTCTGCATGCGCAGGTTGAACTGCTCGCGGAGGAGTTCGAGAAGCTGACCTTTCAGCTCGTCGACTGACTTTTCACGGATTTCCTGGGCTTTCATCACATCACCGTCCGTTTCACAAAGGTGGTGGAGACCGGGAACTTCTGCGCCGCCAGGCCGAAGGCCTCGCGGGCGAGCTCCTCGGACACGCCTTCGATCTCGTAGAGGATCCGGCCGGGCTGGATCTGTGCGACCCAGTACTCGACGGAGCCCTTACCCTTACCCATACGGACTTCGAGGGGCTTCTTGGAGATCGGCTTGTCCGGGAACACCCGGATCCAGATCTTGCCGCCACGCTTGACGTGACGGGTGATCGCACGACGACCGGCCTCGATCTGACGGGCGGTGATGCGGCCACGGCCTGTGGCCTTGAGGCCATATTCGCCGAAGCTGACCTTGCTTCCACGATGCGCCAGGCCACGGTTGCGGCCCTTCTGCATCTTGCGGAACTTCATACGCTTGGGTTGTAACATCGACTCGCTCTCCCCTTACCTGGAACCTTTCTTCTTGGAGGGCGCGGCCTGCGGCTGTTTAGCCTTGGCGCGAACCTCCTCGATGCCCCCGAGGATTTCACCCTTGAAGACCCACACCTTGACACCGATGATGCCGTAGGTGGTCTTGGCCTCGTAGGTGGCGTAGTCGATGTCCGCACGCAGCGTGTGCAGCGGAACACGACCTTCCCGATACCACTCGGTACGGGCGATTTCCGCACCGCCGAGACGTCCGGAGAGCATCACCTTGATGCCACCGGCGCCCAGGCGCATGGCGTTCTGCACGGAACGCTTCATGGCGCGGCGGAACATCACGCGGCGCTCGAGCTGGCCAGCGATGTTCTGGGCCACGAGCATGGCGTCCAGCTCGGGCTTGCGCACTTCCTCGATGTTGACGTGCACGGGCACGCCCATCATCGCGGTGACGTCACGACGCAGCCGGTCAACGTCCTCGCCCTTCTTGCCGATCACGATGCCCGGACGGGCGGTGTGAATGGTAATGCGGGCGTTGTTGGCCGGGCGCTCGATGGTGATCTTGCTCACGGAGGCGTTCTTCAGACGCTCTTCCAGGAAGCGACGAACCTCGAGGTCGCTGTTGAGCTTGTCGGCATAGGCGCCGCGCTCGGCATACCACACCGAGGTATGGTCCTTGACGATACCCAGGCGAATGCCTGTTGGATTGACTTTCTGACCCATCTGGTCGACTCCTACTTCTCGGCTACCTTGACGGTGATGTGGCAGGTGCGCTTCAAGATACGATCCGCGCGGCCCTTGGCACGCGGCTTGATACGCTTGAGCGTCATGCCCTCATCGACGCAGATGGTCGAGACACGCAGCTCGTCGATATCCATGCCGTTATTTTCTTCCGCATTCGCGATGGCGGACTGCAGCACCTTCTTGACCAGCTTGGCAGCCTTCTTCGGTGAGA
The Halomonas sp. H10-9-1 DNA segment above includes these coding regions:
- the rplV gene encoding 50S ribosomal protein L22; this translates as MEVTAKLRGARLSAQKARLVADQVRGKPVAEALDLLTFSPKKAAKLVKKVLQSAIANAEENNGMDIDELRVSTICVDEGMTLKRIKPRAKGRADRILKRTCHITVKVAEK
- the rpsQ gene encoding 30S ribosomal protein S17 gives rise to the protein MAEEKKTRTLTGKVVSDKMDKSIVVMIERRVRHPIYGKYVKRSTKLHAHDEANQAKAGDTVSIQECRPLSKTKSWTLVEVVEQAKG
- the rpsC gene encoding 30S ribosomal protein S3, with the translated sequence MGQKVNPTGIRLGIVKDHTSVWYAERGAYADKLNSDLEVRRFLEERLKNASVSKITIERPANNARITIHTARPGIVIGKKGEDVDRLRRDVTAMMGVPVHVNIEEVRKPELDAMLVAQNIAGQLERRVMFRRAMKRSVQNAMRLGAGGIKVMLSGRLGGAEIARTEWYREGRVPLHTLRADIDYATYEAKTTYGIIGVKVWVFKGEILGGIEEVRAKAKQPQAAPSKKKGSR
- the rpmC gene encoding 50S ribosomal protein L29 codes for the protein MKAQEIREKSVDELKGQLLELLREQFNLRMQKATGQLSQTHLLKQVRRDIARVKTVLNEKAGD
- the rplN gene encoding 50S ribosomal protein L14 — protein: MIQTQTMLDVADNSGARRVQCIKVLGGSHRRYAHIGDIIKVTVKEAIPRGKVKKGQVLKAVVVRTRSGVRRSDGSLIRFDGNAAVLLNNTNDQPIGTRIFGPVTRELRNEKFMKIISLAPEVL
- the rplP gene encoding 50S ribosomal protein L16, with protein sequence MLQPKRMKFRKMQKGRNRGLAHRGSKVSFGEYGLKATGRGRITARQIEAGRRAITRHVKRGGKIWIRVFPDKPISKKPLEVRMGKGKGSVEYWVAQIQPGRILYEIEGVSEELAREAFGLAAQKFPVSTTFVKRTVM
- the rplX gene encoding 50S ribosomal protein L24 encodes the protein MQKIKRDDEVIVIAGRDKGKRGTVKRVLENRFVVSGVNMIKRHTKPNPMAGNQGGIVEREAPIHASNVAIFNQETGKADRVGFQVQEDGTKVRIYKSTQTQIDA